In Rhodopirellula islandica, one DNA window encodes the following:
- a CDS encoding TolC family protein codes for MLVALLLTLPGCRTARESIVSKPALPTPNSYASIESRDKGDFIQEISGRDQGVEKGTDATLVGFRIHQDDSELDDQDAVVSSEQSNNDDIEFRNGDEQSDVATEYTFAGFLDGVEVESTEPGTPVTLDELIATAVASHPSIAAARQKVAAASHRIPQATSLEDPVVGNTFWPIHDQALQTAGGRIGHQFSLSQKVPWPEKLDARGQVAYREVQVARAEVARRQIEITEAVRLAYYELWLAAELLRIVDDNTEIVEDLIAVSEARYRTGGSQQDVLRAELEGDRLAEQLIALRRQREQARADLGALVRMPMNYMPVAADELEVDEAAPQIEQLVAQAEQCNPTLQGLAAEIARDRAKESLACLQQYPDFQLGLGYSIVSDDHNVLSPVANGHDNINFSIGVTLPIWRDKINAGISEAAHNRSSTTLRREAERDRLRGTLRRQVAAAYAAIEQLELLRTRLIPRTEQTLTISTADYQNEKADFTDLVATYRELLALQVQVARTKATLASTLAQIERTVGCPT; via the coding sequence TTGCTGGTCGCCCTGTTGCTCACACTGCCTGGGTGCCGAACGGCACGCGAATCCATTGTATCCAAACCCGCCCTGCCGACGCCGAACTCGTATGCTTCGATCGAGTCCCGCGATAAAGGCGACTTCATTCAGGAAATTTCGGGGCGTGATCAGGGCGTTGAGAAAGGCACCGATGCAACATTGGTGGGATTCAGAATCCATCAGGATGATTCCGAATTGGATGATCAGGACGCAGTCGTGTCATCTGAGCAAAGCAACAATGATGACATCGAGTTTCGAAACGGCGACGAGCAGTCGGACGTAGCGACTGAATACACCTTCGCAGGGTTTTTGGATGGCGTCGAAGTCGAATCAACGGAGCCGGGAACTCCCGTGACGCTCGACGAACTGATCGCCACGGCCGTTGCATCTCATCCGTCAATCGCCGCTGCTCGACAAAAGGTCGCCGCCGCATCGCATCGCATTCCTCAAGCCACCTCGCTCGAAGATCCCGTCGTGGGCAACACGTTCTGGCCCATTCATGACCAAGCCCTTCAAACGGCGGGCGGACGCATAGGTCATCAGTTCTCACTCAGCCAAAAGGTTCCCTGGCCGGAGAAGCTAGACGCTCGTGGGCAGGTCGCATACCGCGAAGTCCAAGTTGCTCGCGCAGAAGTCGCACGACGGCAAATCGAAATCACCGAAGCCGTTCGCTTGGCTTACTACGAACTTTGGCTCGCCGCCGAATTGTTGCGGATCGTCGATGACAACACCGAGATCGTCGAAGACCTCATCGCGGTATCCGAAGCCCGCTACCGAACAGGTGGCAGTCAACAGGATGTGCTTCGTGCGGAACTCGAAGGCGATCGTCTGGCCGAACAACTGATTGCTCTACGCCGACAACGCGAACAAGCCCGAGCCGATCTTGGTGCCCTCGTTCGGATGCCAATGAACTACATGCCTGTGGCGGCCGATGAACTCGAGGTCGATGAAGCGGCCCCGCAAATCGAACAACTTGTCGCCCAAGCGGAGCAATGCAATCCAACTCTGCAAGGACTTGCCGCCGAAATCGCCCGCGACCGAGCCAAAGAGTCCCTCGCCTGTTTGCAGCAGTACCCCGACTTTCAACTTGGTCTTGGATACTCGATTGTCAGCGACGATCACAACGTCCTCAGCCCCGTTGCGAATGGCCACGACAACATCAACTTCTCGATCGGCGTGACGCTTCCGATTTGGCGAGACAAGATCAACGCGGGCATCAGTGAAGCAGCCCATAACCGCAGCAGCACGACGCTACGCCGAGAAGCTGAACGCGACCGTCTGCGTGGAACGCTCCGCCGCCAAGTCGCCGCCGCCTACGCCGCGATCGAACAACTTGAACTGTTGCGTACACGGCTGATTCCACGGACCGAACAAACACTCACGATCAGCACGGCCGACTATCAGAACGAGAAAGCCGACTTCACCGACCTGGTCGCTACCTACCGCGAATTGCTCGCCCTGCAAGTCCAAGTGGCCCGCACCAAAGCCACCCTTGCCAGCACCCTCGCTCAAATCGAACGAACCGTCGGCTGCCCAACCTGA
- a CDS encoding efflux RND transporter permease subunit, whose protein sequence is MLDSIIRFSLRYRMLVVVVSLVVLVYGSYLATQMSIDVFPDLDRPRVVIITEAPGLATEEVETLVTQPIEIALMGANGVQAVRSQSTSGLNIIFVEFDWSTEIRAARQTVQERLTTLEGILPAGIQPQMTPPSSIMGQIVVAGIYRQDGPDGGKLAQVGTTNLMAEMTVADGQTPHIEVWRPGDRHDFATWEKLAPKSVDWSAAEEPNVGTATIEIDGRTYEANFYSDAKQQLELRTIADWIIRPRLLKTTGVAEVFMQGGDRKQYQILIDPTALLEYDITVQNVEKALRESNINTSGGFAVTGETERPIRVLGRLGPQPRVVIEDLKKVPVGSNPKRSVLLEQVARVTEGPQLKRGDGSVNGRPGIVFTTVKQPHVDTRKLTDDVAAAFAEVEASLPADIIVNSELFRLKNFIDRGIFNVAEALVIGAVLVIIVLFLFLLNFRTTFITLTAIPLSLVLTTLVFRLVGILSGSELSINVMTLGGIAVAMGELVDDAIVDVENIFRRLKQNNTLPTEGQKPSIVIVFEASREIRSSIVFGTAVVILSFLPLFALSGVEGRLFTPLGFAYIVSILASFVVSMTVTPVLSYYLLPKSGATHREGDGFLLRGLKNLVTPLIRLSMAMPRTLLLLTWIAVALAAWQMSKLGRNFLPPFDEGSIQVNVTLPPGSSLDASNQVSRSIDAVFQSMQKTDERPDGEILYFVRRTGRAEMDEHASPVNFGEYILSMNPDSETNREDILAELLEKISDEAPGVDIEVEQPLAHLISHMVSGVYAQIAIKIHGDDLDTLGRVAEQVKNSIQDIPGITPPIVEPIRETAELHIELRADDLALHGLSREYVANVLQTALQGEVVSQVLEGQRRFDLLVRLEEEYRADYANLGRLRIDLPHQADETERGQIALREVADIGEGTGPNSVNRENARRRIVIRCNTQGRDLASAVGEIKQRVGDEVQMPVGYFIEYGGQFESQQRATQLIVVLAGISIVGMFVVLMLLFPSVRIVLQVLNALPTAFVGGVLALVITQQSLTVASLVGFISLGGIAVRNGILLVTHYFHLMKEENEDFSQAMIIRGSLERLAPVLMTALTAGIGLIPLVLGGQEPGREILYPVATVILGGLTTSTFCEFLIHPGLFWKFSGRDAARLAEQETEEDELAMI, encoded by the coding sequence ATGCTCGATTCTATTATTAGGTTCTCATTGCGTTACCGCATGCTGGTCGTCGTGGTCAGTTTGGTCGTGCTGGTCTACGGCTCGTACCTTGCGACGCAAATGTCGATCGACGTCTTCCCAGACCTCGACCGGCCTCGCGTAGTCATCATCACCGAAGCACCGGGCTTGGCGACCGAAGAAGTCGAAACGCTGGTCACTCAGCCGATCGAAATCGCATTGATGGGTGCCAACGGAGTGCAAGCCGTTCGCAGTCAGTCGACATCAGGTTTGAACATCATCTTTGTCGAGTTCGATTGGTCGACCGAGATCCGTGCAGCTCGCCAAACCGTGCAAGAACGACTGACAACACTCGAAGGAATCTTGCCAGCGGGAATTCAGCCTCAGATGACACCGCCCTCCTCGATCATGGGCCAGATCGTCGTCGCAGGCATCTATCGACAAGACGGTCCCGATGGCGGAAAGCTTGCTCAAGTCGGAACGACCAATCTGATGGCGGAAATGACCGTGGCCGATGGTCAAACGCCGCACATCGAAGTTTGGCGACCAGGCGATCGACACGATTTTGCAACGTGGGAGAAACTTGCGCCGAAATCGGTTGACTGGTCGGCGGCAGAGGAACCGAACGTCGGGACGGCGACGATTGAGATCGACGGACGAACTTATGAAGCCAACTTTTATTCCGACGCCAAGCAACAACTTGAACTGCGTACGATCGCCGATTGGATCATCCGGCCTCGCCTATTAAAAACAACCGGCGTCGCGGAAGTCTTCATGCAGGGCGGCGATCGAAAACAGTATCAAATCCTGATCGATCCCACTGCACTGCTGGAATACGACATCACGGTGCAGAATGTCGAGAAAGCACTGCGGGAAAGCAACATCAACACGAGCGGCGGATTCGCCGTGACGGGCGAGACGGAGCGTCCGATTCGTGTGCTTGGGCGACTCGGGCCGCAACCGAGAGTCGTCATTGAAGACCTCAAAAAGGTTCCCGTCGGCAGCAACCCCAAACGCTCCGTGTTGCTCGAACAGGTCGCTCGAGTCACCGAGGGACCTCAATTGAAGCGTGGCGACGGAAGCGTCAACGGACGGCCAGGGATCGTGTTCACGACGGTCAAGCAACCGCATGTTGATACGCGAAAACTGACCGACGACGTTGCGGCGGCGTTTGCGGAGGTCGAAGCGTCGCTGCCAGCCGACATCATCGTCAACAGCGAATTGTTTCGTTTGAAGAACTTCATTGACCGTGGAATCTTCAACGTTGCGGAAGCACTTGTGATCGGTGCGGTGCTGGTCATCATCGTCTTGTTTCTATTCCTGCTGAACTTTCGTACGACGTTCATCACGCTCACCGCCATTCCGCTGTCGCTTGTGTTGACCACGCTCGTCTTCCGTCTGGTCGGAATCCTCAGCGGCAGCGAACTGTCGATCAACGTCATGACGCTCGGCGGTATCGCCGTTGCCATGGGTGAATTGGTCGACGACGCGATTGTCGATGTTGAAAATATTTTCCGACGTCTTAAGCAGAACAACACCCTACCAACCGAAGGGCAAAAGCCGTCGATTGTCATTGTCTTTGAAGCTAGCAGAGAGATTCGCAGCTCGATCGTTTTCGGCACCGCGGTTGTCATCCTTTCGTTTCTGCCGCTCTTCGCACTCTCGGGCGTGGAAGGCCGTTTGTTCACACCACTCGGGTTTGCGTACATCGTTTCGATACTAGCATCGTTCGTCGTGTCGATGACCGTCACGCCGGTGCTTTCGTATTACTTGCTGCCCAAGTCAGGTGCGACCCACCGTGAAGGCGATGGGTTCTTGCTACGCGGGCTAAAGAACCTCGTCACGCCGCTGATACGACTTAGCATGGCGATGCCTCGCACGCTGCTGCTCCTGACCTGGATCGCCGTTGCGCTCGCGGCTTGGCAAATGTCCAAATTGGGCAGAAACTTCTTGCCGCCTTTTGACGAAGGCAGCATCCAAGTGAACGTGACGCTTCCGCCTGGTTCGTCGCTGGATGCGTCGAACCAAGTTTCGCGTTCGATCGACGCGGTCTTTCAGTCGATGCAAAAGACCGATGAAAGGCCCGACGGAGAGATTCTGTATTTCGTTCGTCGAACCGGTCGGGCCGAGATGGACGAACATGCGTCGCCAGTGAATTTCGGCGAATACATTCTCAGCATGAATCCGGATTCCGAGACCAATCGCGAAGACATCCTGGCCGAGTTGTTGGAGAAGATCAGCGATGAAGCACCGGGCGTGGACATTGAAGTCGAACAACCGCTTGCCCACTTGATCAGCCACATGGTTTCGGGGGTCTACGCTCAAATTGCGATCAAAATTCACGGGGATGATCTCGACACTCTTGGCCGAGTCGCCGAGCAAGTCAAAAACTCGATCCAAGACATTCCTGGCATCACGCCGCCGATTGTCGAGCCAATTCGCGAAACGGCTGAGTTGCATATCGAATTGCGTGCGGACGACTTGGCCCTGCACGGATTGTCGCGAGAGTATGTCGCCAACGTGTTGCAAACGGCTTTGCAAGGCGAGGTGGTCTCGCAAGTACTCGAAGGCCAACGGCGCTTTGATCTGCTTGTTCGCTTGGAAGAGGAGTATCGGGCGGACTATGCCAATCTCGGGCGTCTTCGCATTGACTTGCCGCATCAAGCCGACGAAACCGAACGCGGGCAGATTGCACTGCGAGAGGTCGCAGACATCGGTGAAGGCACCGGGCCAAACTCCGTCAATCGGGAAAACGCCCGCCGACGGATCGTAATCCGCTGCAACACGCAGGGCCGCGATCTTGCCAGTGCGGTGGGTGAAATCAAACAACGAGTCGGCGATGAAGTGCAAATGCCGGTCGGCTACTTCATCGAGTATGGCGGGCAGTTTGAAAGCCAGCAGCGTGCGACTCAGCTAATCGTCGTGCTGGCTGGCATCTCCATCGTTGGCATGTTCGTGGTGCTAATGCTGCTGTTCCCATCGGTTCGGATCGTCCTGCAAGTTCTCAACGCCCTGCCGACTGCTTTTGTCGGCGGTGTGCTGGCTTTGGTCATCACGCAGCAAAGCCTCACGGTCGCCAGCTTGGTTGGCTTCATCTCGCTTGGTGGGATCGCGGTTCGCAATGGGATCCTTTTGGTAACGCACTATTTCCACTTGATGAAAGAGGAAAACGAAGACTTCTCGCAAGCGATGATCATTCGCGGAAGTCTCGAACGACTCGCACCCGTGTTGATGACGGCACTTACCGCCGGCATTGGACTGATCCCATTGGTTCTAGGTGGTCAAGAACCTGGACGTGAGATTCTGTACCCGGTGGCAACGGTCATCCTTGGTGGATTGACCACGTCAACGTTTTGCGAATTCCTGATTCACCCCGGACTGTTTTGGAAGTTCAGCGGCCGAGACGCCGCAAGGCTTGCCGAGCAAGAAACAGAGGAGGACGAACTGGCAATGATTTGA
- a CDS encoding DUF3147 family protein, with protein MWLIVKALISAAVIVAVAELSSRLPRLGALLLTLPIISILAFIMAWNKDHDMIAISKLARETLVLVPLGLPFFVPLAMSSKTGLSFWPSFGLGVVLATLTIGAWFRFGPQVSP; from the coding sequence ATGTGGTTGATCGTCAAAGCGTTGATTTCAGCTGCGGTGATAGTCGCCGTGGCCGAGTTGTCGTCTCGGCTGCCTCGTTTGGGTGCGTTATTGCTGACACTGCCGATCATCAGCATTCTCGCGTTCATCATGGCTTGGAACAAAGACCACGACATGATCGCGATCAGCAAACTCGCTCGCGAGACGTTGGTGCTGGTGCCACTCGGATTGCCGTTTTTTGTGCCGCTGGCAATGTCCTCAAAAACAGGACTATCGTTCTGGCCAAGCTTTGGTCTGGGCGTCGTATTGGCAACGCTGACGATCGGAGCATGGTTCCGTTTTGGCCCGCAGGTTTCACCGTAA